Proteins from one Nicotiana tabacum cultivar K326 chromosome 23, ASM71507v2, whole genome shotgun sequence genomic window:
- the LOC142177082 gene encoding uncharacterized protein LOC142177082 yields MTGTEAAPTFTVTGFTNNVSIPDANHPYYLHSSIAPGMSLVITPFDGRGFPGWRRSVLIAISAKNKLGFINGTCGKPALNATEYPQWSRCNDMVTSCLLNSLTKVIRDNVTYSRTAKDLWSSLEYRFGKSSGAKLYHLRKEILKLDQGNSCIAGYFTTLKRFWDELDSLNSHLGCTCDCICDGKKKIAKFMEDQRVIQFLMGLNDFYAQARGNILMMSPFPDID; encoded by the coding sequence ATGACAGGAACAGAAGCAGCACCTACTTTCACTGTCACTGGATTTACCAACAATGTGAGCATACCTGATGCCAATCACCCTTACTATTTACATTCTTCTATTGCTCCAGGGATGTCTCTAGTTATCACACCATTTGATGGAAGAGGTTTCCCAGGCTGGAGGAGATCTGTGCTAATTGCAATTTCAGCCAAGAACAAACTTGGCTTCATCAATGGAACTTGTGGTAAGCCAGCATTGAATGCTACAGAATATCCACAATGGAGCAGGTGCAACGATATGGTGACCTCTTGTTTACTGAATTCACTCACCAAGGTGATAAGAGACAATGTGACCTATTCTAGAACTGCAAAGGACCTCTGGAGCAGTCTTGAGTATAGGTTTGGGAAATCGAGTGGAGCAAAGCTCTATCACCTGCGGAAGGAGATCTTAAAGTTAGATCAAGGAAATAGCTGCATAGCAGGCTATTTCACAACTCTCAAAAGATTTTGGGATGAATTGGATTCTCTCAACTCACATTTGGGGTGTACTTGTGATTGTATATGTGATGGAAAGAAGAAAATTGCTAAGTTCATGGAGGATCAAAGAGTTATTCAATTCCTTATGGGATTGAATGATTTTTATGCTCAGGCAAGAGGGAACATACTCATGATGAGTCCATTCCCTGATATTGATTAA